One genomic segment of Arthrobacter sp. JZ12 includes these proteins:
- the mtrB gene encoding MtrAB system histidine kinase MtrB yields the protein MSGRAGQSLRAASVLAAKGLRWIRSITRQTARQWRRSLLFRTVTSTLVLTAVALIAVGAFLSSQIANGLYQERLDQFKAEASAGLSEVKQIFAQTSVTDRESTAQLVRDTLPSLEGGAADAPRQFILNSVPDQQTPIFVSPFASPDRTESSTIPEKLIEAVRQGDDQYWAPITLATSASGTEFDVPGIAFGTKVTLPPEQTEYALYLLYDLSSMQATLDYIHGVIWIGGTLLLVTIGAIVWLVTRSIVGPVSHAALVSEKLAAGQLQERMETQGEDEVARLGASFNHMAASLQDQITQLAQLSQMQQRFVSDVSHELRTPLTTVRMAAEVLHEAREQFDPVNRRSAEILYNQVERFQSLLADLLEISRFDAGAAVLDAEPTDIFQLVQHVIDGARPLAESHKSEISIISNESKCIVDVDPRRIDRILRNLVVNALEHGEGRPINIYIASSPDAVAVAVRDYGIGMTAVDAARVFDRFWRADPARARTTGGSGLGLSIATEDARLHGAWLQAWGALGEGSCFRLTLPKRRDTVLKMSPLPLPPRQAALPAGPVSNSSSPDAVPTLHGATGGDR from the coding sequence TTGAGTGGGCGGGCAGGCCAGTCCCTGCGTGCGGCTTCGGTTCTGGCCGCGAAGGGATTGAGATGGATTCGATCCATCACCAGGCAGACTGCGCGGCAATGGCGCCGATCGCTGCTGTTCCGTACTGTCACGTCCACCCTCGTGCTCACCGCTGTGGCGCTCATCGCCGTCGGAGCATTTCTCTCGAGCCAGATTGCCAACGGCCTCTACCAGGAGAGGCTCGACCAGTTCAAGGCTGAGGCGAGCGCCGGGCTCAGCGAGGTAAAGCAGATTTTTGCGCAGACCTCTGTGACGGATCGTGAGTCCACCGCCCAGCTGGTCCGCGACACCCTGCCAAGTCTTGAAGGCGGCGCAGCCGATGCCCCACGCCAGTTCATCCTCAATAGCGTCCCGGATCAGCAGACCCCCATCTTTGTGTCACCGTTCGCGAGTCCGGACCGGACGGAATCTTCCACAATCCCTGAGAAACTGATTGAGGCGGTGCGGCAGGGGGATGATCAGTACTGGGCTCCCATCACCCTGGCCACGTCGGCCTCCGGTACAGAGTTCGACGTGCCCGGGATCGCATTCGGCACCAAGGTCACGCTTCCGCCCGAGCAGACGGAATATGCCCTTTACCTCCTGTATGACCTCTCATCCATGCAGGCCACACTCGACTACATCCACGGCGTCATCTGGATTGGAGGCACGCTCCTGCTCGTGACGATCGGGGCTATCGTCTGGCTGGTCACACGAAGCATCGTGGGGCCGGTCAGCCATGCCGCCCTTGTCTCAGAGAAGCTGGCGGCCGGGCAACTGCAGGAGCGCATGGAGACTCAGGGCGAGGATGAGGTAGCGAGACTTGGTGCGTCCTTCAACCATATGGCAGCCAGCCTTCAGGATCAGATCACCCAGTTGGCACAGCTGTCCCAGATGCAGCAGCGCTTTGTGTCTGACGTTTCGCATGAATTGAGGACGCCGCTGACAACGGTTCGGATGGCGGCTGAGGTGCTGCATGAGGCCCGTGAACAATTCGATCCCGTGAACCGGAGGTCGGCCGAGATTCTGTACAACCAGGTCGAACGGTTCCAGTCGCTTCTCGCGGACCTGCTCGAGATCTCCCGGTTCGACGCCGGCGCCGCCGTGCTGGATGCTGAGCCCACGGACATCTTCCAACTCGTTCAGCACGTGATCGACGGCGCCCGGCCCCTGGCGGAGAGCCACAAATCCGAGATCAGCATCATCTCGAACGAGTCAAAGTGCATTGTCGACGTCGATCCGCGCCGAATTGACCGCATCCTCCGTAACCTCGTGGTCAATGCACTGGAGCACGGCGAGGGCCGGCCGATCAATATCTACATAGCCTCAAGCCCCGATGCAGTCGCCGTGGCCGTCCGCGACTACGGCATCGGCATGACTGCCGTCGACGCTGCCCGCGTGTTCGACCGGTTCTGGCGCGCCGATCCCGCCCGGGCACGGACCACGGGAGGCAGCGGCCTCGGATTGTCGATCGCGACCGAGGACGCCCGCCTGCACGGCGCATGGCTTCAGGCGTGGGGCGCGTTGGGTGAGGGTTCGTGCTTCAGACTTACGCTGCCCAAACGCCGGGACACCGTGCTCAAGATGTCACCGCTGCCGTTACCGCCGCGGCAGGCGGCGCTCCCGGCGGGCCCGGTCAGCAATAGCTCCTCGCCTGATGCAGTGCCGACACTGCATGGTGCCACTGGAGGTGACCGATGA
- a CDS encoding DUF4350 domain-containing protein: MRTADPVHVADPPGGEGSAEIIGDGGSPARTLAGKLRRARAWIVLGALLLLVLLVGVLAGGDEGRVPLSPDNPAPEGARAAAQVLEQNGVRVIRAQSLEDAATALATSNDTLLLHDPSGWLSTDQLAVLDDAGADRIVLVEPDLTILAELGNGIRSAGAVPMDFEETLQASCSNAGAQAAVSTTAGGMSYRGDVTCFLVPESGSDNPAGTFVTTADGRVATMGNSAVLSNQHIDEHGNAALALQTLGSTPTLVWYQPTSEDLAVGSEPVSPLSLLPPFVNPLMFWLLVVALLAILWRARRLGPLVTEPLPVIVRSSETAAGRARLYQDAGAVRHAAETLRAGTLTRMAAVLRVPASSPRSAVVDAAAQRTGHSPADLDHLLNAYMPSSDADLVRWSQKLEDLEQEIQRA; this comes from the coding sequence ATGAGAACTGCAGATCCGGTGCACGTGGCTGATCCACCGGGCGGCGAGGGCAGTGCGGAAATCATTGGCGACGGCGGCAGCCCCGCGCGCACGCTGGCCGGAAAACTCCGGCGCGCGAGAGCATGGATCGTTCTCGGTGCGCTGTTGTTGCTGGTGCTTTTGGTGGGAGTGCTGGCCGGAGGCGATGAAGGACGCGTTCCCTTGTCCCCCGATAATCCCGCCCCGGAAGGTGCCCGGGCGGCGGCGCAGGTGCTCGAACAGAACGGCGTGCGCGTCATTCGTGCGCAATCGCTGGAGGATGCCGCAACCGCTCTTGCGACCTCGAATGACACCCTACTTTTGCACGATCCCAGCGGATGGCTGTCAACCGACCAGCTTGCCGTCCTTGACGACGCCGGTGCAGACCGGATCGTCCTGGTCGAGCCTGACCTGACGATACTGGCGGAGCTGGGAAACGGCATCCGGTCAGCCGGTGCGGTACCGATGGACTTCGAGGAGACCCTCCAGGCGAGCTGCAGCAACGCCGGCGCCCAGGCTGCCGTGAGCACCACTGCCGGGGGAATGTCCTACCGCGGCGACGTCACGTGCTTCCTGGTACCCGAGAGCGGAAGCGACAACCCCGCCGGCACCTTCGTCACTACTGCGGACGGTCGGGTGGCAACAATGGGCAACAGCGCCGTACTCAGCAACCAGCACATCGACGAGCACGGTAACGCCGCGCTGGCGCTGCAGACGCTCGGCAGCACCCCGACCCTCGTCTGGTACCAGCCAACGAGCGAGGATCTGGCGGTTGGCTCTGAACCGGTGAGCCCGCTGAGCCTGCTGCCACCCTTCGTCAATCCACTCATGTTCTGGCTGCTGGTGGTCGCCCTGCTTGCCATCCTGTGGCGGGCACGCAGGCTTGGCCCGCTGGTGACTGAACCGCTTCCGGTGATTGTGCGGTCTTCAGAGACGGCCGCGGGACGGGCACGCCTCTACCAGGACGCGGGCGCCGTCCGGCATGCAGCCGAGACACTCCGGGCGGGAACACTGACCCGCATGGCTGCGGTGCTTCGGGTGCCGGCCTCAAGCCCGCGAAGCGCGGTGGTGGACGCCGCCGCACAGCGAACAGGCCATAGTCCTGCAGACCTGGACCACCTGCTCAACGCCTACATGCCAAGTTCCGACGCCGATTTGGTTCGGTGGAGCCAGAAACTGGAAGACCTCGAACAGGAGATTCAACGCGCATGA
- a CDS encoding chorismate mutase yields the protein MTEKPQEFDPAASSLAGEVDPAVMEELLAVRGSIDNIDATLVYLLAERFKATQRVGHLKAEHKLPPADPAREAAQIARLRALAEEAHLDPGFAEKFLNFIISEVIRHHQDISQNHSSRNA from the coding sequence ATGACCGAGAAACCCCAGGAATTCGATCCTGCGGCGAGCTCACTCGCCGGTGAAGTTGACCCAGCCGTCATGGAGGAACTGCTTGCCGTCCGGGGCAGTATCGACAACATCGATGCCACCCTGGTCTACCTGCTGGCCGAACGCTTCAAGGCGACGCAGCGCGTCGGTCACCTCAAGGCGGAGCACAAGCTGCCGCCGGCGGATCCGGCCCGGGAAGCGGCCCAAATTGCACGGCTGCGGGCGCTTGCCGAGGAAGCGCACCTGGATCCGGGCTTCGCGGAGAAGTTCCTCAACTTCATCATCTCCGAGGTAATCCGCCACCACCAGGACATCTCCCAAAACCACTCCTCCCGTAATGCCTGA
- a CDS encoding DUF4129 domain-containing protein: MLLNLTSIPVPVSVPLLPDDEQARQLLREELAKGIYQEAEPSLLERAWTALLNWLAEVLGSIQSVDAGIGTILLAAGAVVLILVAVLLIRPRLNARRRRDPQVFGAETGRSAAGHRELAESAAGRTDWDTALTERFRAITRTAEERVILDEQPGRTAVEVADQLSNSFNPLSAELAWLASRFNEVHYGARPATQEDYLRTVNLDGQLLHSQPERGVSGPRWAVPA, encoded by the coding sequence ATGCTGTTGAATCTCACCTCCATTCCGGTTCCTGTATCGGTTCCCCTGCTGCCCGACGATGAACAAGCACGCCAACTGCTACGGGAAGAGCTTGCCAAAGGTATATACCAGGAAGCGGAGCCGTCCCTGCTCGAACGTGCATGGACGGCGTTGCTGAACTGGCTGGCTGAGGTTCTCGGCAGTATTCAGAGCGTGGATGCGGGGATCGGGACAATCCTCCTCGCTGCCGGTGCTGTTGTGCTCATTCTCGTCGCTGTTCTCCTGATCCGCCCCCGGCTGAACGCACGCCGCCGCCGGGACCCGCAGGTTTTCGGCGCGGAGACCGGCCGGTCCGCCGCAGGGCACCGTGAGCTCGCCGAATCCGCCGCGGGACGCACCGACTGGGACACTGCCCTTACTGAGCGATTCCGCGCTATCACCAGGACGGCGGAAGAGCGGGTGATTCTGGACGAGCAGCCGGGACGTACCGCCGTCGAAGTTGCTGACCAGCTCAGCAACTCGTTCAACCCACTGTCAGCAGAGCTGGCCTGGCTCGCCTCCCGTTTCAACGAGGTCCACTACGGTGCGCGGCCCGCTACACAGGAGGACTATCTGCGTACCGTCAACCTTGATGGGCAGCTGCTGCACAGCCAACCGGAACGTGGAGTGAGCGGCCCCCGGTGGGCGGTGCCGGCATGA
- a CDS encoding DUF58 domain-containing protein: MSITARLVVLALAGAIPVMLYPGAVSAAVWLALLVLAAAVDLALAASPRKVGVQRSVPSTVRLTEDCASTLTIRNHGSRTLRGWVREGWQPSAGAQDSVHRVSVPPGEGRRVSTRLLPRRRGDLAVHHVTIRSVGPLGLAARQITIPAPGVLRVLPPFHSKRLLPSKLRRLRELDGRAAVQIRGAGTEFDSLRDYVRGDDVRSIDWRASARRRDTVVRTWRPERDRRVLIVLDTSRTSAARIEDEPRLDTGIEASLLLAVLAQRGGDRVDFLAFDRRPRARVQSVAKGNLLSSLVEAMAPLEPELIEADFSQIPAQVRSITAHRSLVVLLTSLEAGAVEEGLLPVLPSLTAQHLVVVASVRDPQLDALRHERTTAAEVYRAAAAERAVLDRAAIKARLHQLGAEVVDEPPHELPSKLADLYIRLKAAGRL; encoded by the coding sequence ATGAGCATTACTGCTCGACTTGTCGTTTTGGCCCTTGCGGGTGCCATCCCGGTGATGTTGTACCCCGGGGCTGTGTCGGCCGCAGTGTGGCTTGCCCTGCTGGTCCTTGCAGCGGCCGTAGACCTCGCCCTTGCCGCTTCACCCCGGAAGGTCGGGGTCCAGCGCAGCGTGCCCTCTACCGTCCGCCTGACCGAGGACTGCGCAAGCACCCTGACGATACGGAACCACGGGTCCAGAACCCTCCGGGGTTGGGTACGTGAGGGCTGGCAACCTTCAGCGGGTGCCCAGGACTCCGTCCATCGCGTCAGTGTCCCTCCGGGCGAGGGTCGCCGAGTATCGACGCGCCTGCTACCCCGACGCCGCGGTGATCTGGCCGTGCACCACGTGACCATTCGCAGCGTCGGACCCCTCGGGCTTGCGGCACGCCAGATCACGATTCCTGCACCGGGTGTACTGCGGGTCCTGCCACCGTTCCATTCGAAGCGCCTCCTGCCATCCAAACTTCGCCGGCTGCGCGAGCTTGACGGCCGGGCTGCTGTCCAGATCCGGGGTGCCGGTACCGAGTTCGATTCGCTCCGCGACTACGTCCGTGGTGATGATGTTCGATCGATTGACTGGCGTGCATCCGCCCGACGCCGGGATACGGTGGTACGGACCTGGCGGCCTGAACGCGACCGGCGGGTCCTGATCGTCCTGGACACCTCACGCACCTCTGCTGCGAGGATCGAGGATGAGCCCCGGCTCGACACCGGCATCGAAGCTTCCCTTCTGCTGGCAGTTCTGGCGCAGCGCGGGGGTGATCGGGTGGATTTCCTTGCGTTCGACCGGCGTCCGCGTGCGAGGGTGCAATCTGTTGCAAAGGGCAACCTCCTTTCCTCACTGGTGGAGGCAATGGCTCCGCTTGAACCTGAGCTGATCGAAGCCGACTTCTCCCAAATCCCGGCACAGGTCAGGTCGATCACCGCCCATCGTTCCCTCGTGGTGTTGCTGACCTCCCTTGAAGCCGGCGCCGTCGAGGAAGGGCTTCTTCCTGTGCTGCCGTCGTTGACCGCCCAGCACCTCGTGGTGGTGGCATCAGTCCGTGATCCGCAGCTGGATGCGCTCCGGCATGAGCGGACCACAGCTGCGGAGGTTTACCGGGCGGCCGCAGCCGAGCGTGCCGTCCTCGACCGCGCTGCCATCAAGGCCCGGCTTCATCAGTTGGGCGCAGAAGTTGTTGACGAACCGCCCCATGAGCTTCCGTCAAAACTCGCCGACCTTTACATCCGTCTCAAGGCAGCGGGGCGGTTGTGA
- a CDS encoding DUF4166 domain-containing protein, with product MSRTLSVYQRALGGEFNRLQPELQEYFSLNEHSGMFGVGRGTFDVAGCPSPLLRPVFSLTARENAFFPEYADGVGFTIRNWAHLDPFGRPSLTARRELAFPTASRVFEDTTSWTGNTLVDYLGAHRRVATALVCHVTEQRRMRMVSSATRLFAGPLRLPVPDVVGAQAFVEQWWDREENRFRISANVLHRQLGPVLVYAGAFTYELAAYDGGLPTAASPLRWERRR from the coding sequence GTGAGCAGAACGCTGTCCGTGTACCAGCGCGCTCTGGGAGGTGAGTTCAACCGTCTGCAGCCCGAGCTGCAGGAATACTTCAGTCTCAACGAACACTCCGGGATGTTCGGGGTCGGCCGGGGCACATTCGATGTCGCCGGTTGCCCCTCCCCACTCCTTCGGCCGGTCTTCTCGCTGACGGCCCGCGAGAACGCGTTCTTCCCCGAGTATGCCGATGGAGTCGGATTCACGATCCGGAACTGGGCACACCTCGATCCGTTCGGCCGGCCCTCTCTCACCGCACGGCGTGAGCTCGCCTTCCCCACCGCGAGCCGCGTGTTCGAGGACACCACGTCCTGGACGGGGAACACCCTAGTCGACTACCTCGGAGCGCATCGCCGCGTGGCCACCGCCCTGGTGTGTCATGTGACGGAGCAGCGCCGCATGCGCATGGTTTCTTCGGCTACCCGCCTTTTTGCCGGGCCACTGAGACTACCCGTCCCCGATGTCGTGGGTGCCCAGGCCTTCGTCGAGCAGTGGTGGGATAGGGAGGAGAACCGTTTCCGCATCTCGGCGAACGTCCTCCACCGGCAGCTTGGGCCGGTCCTTGTTTACGCGGGCGCATTCACCTATGAACTTGCTGCGTACGACGGCGGCCTGCCCACCGCTGCTTCTCCGCTGCGGTGGGAACGGCGCAGGTAG
- a CDS encoding LpqB family beta-propeller domain-containing protein yields the protein MTVKSALVRGTLAVLLICTLGACSSIPTAGPVGTIEVTADAGAGARFVNNPPPPPQGASPSGILEGFLVAGIGVSDDYGVARSYLTPALAQTWEPEEEITIYRSDFKISSTPTEGELQLQMEVAGYVDGSGVRRNVGPGTTESHTVRLEQVQGEWRVADIPNGIMISATDAENLLQSHELYFYSSGYRYWVPDVRWFVNRQGIAANIVQSLIAGPAAYLQGAVTSAFPENAALAVESVPIESGTATVDFTAEILAGTDDLQRQQMKQQLRATLTGLNTVNSVEVRAGQLSFDEDPDLVSAGLNPAVPSRQIVISENELAFFEGGQLTPADDVPSVSHLRPRDPAMSYDGQNFAFLNRARTQLLATGAGQAVRTLTTGAGLTAPSYDPANWIWTAGTSNERSYVRAVPPGGSSDNAVDVQAPWLGSRTISEIRISRDGARALIVAQQSGQSQLLLSGVSRNEDGVPQTLGEPISLNAPGPINTAKWVSETSVVVANTSTEEPVTAIVIPFAADPEELQPLDGLQHLSAGTGRSNIYAQSGNNIFAVVGNTWGNQGVAAIDPAFAG from the coding sequence ATGACTGTGAAAAGTGCGCTTGTTCGGGGGACTCTCGCCGTCTTGCTGATCTGCACGCTCGGCGCGTGCTCCTCCATACCGACGGCCGGACCCGTAGGGACAATTGAGGTGACAGCCGACGCCGGAGCCGGCGCCCGCTTCGTCAACAACCCGCCGCCGCCTCCCCAAGGTGCGAGCCCAAGCGGGATTCTCGAAGGATTCCTTGTTGCCGGTATCGGCGTTTCAGATGACTACGGCGTCGCGCGCAGTTATCTGACCCCTGCTCTGGCCCAGACTTGGGAGCCGGAGGAGGAAATCACAATCTACCGTTCGGATTTCAAGATCAGTTCGACCCCCACCGAGGGGGAGCTACAGCTGCAGATGGAAGTCGCAGGTTACGTCGACGGCTCTGGGGTGCGGCGCAACGTCGGTCCAGGCACTACTGAGTCCCATACCGTGCGACTGGAGCAGGTGCAGGGGGAGTGGCGCGTAGCCGACATCCCGAACGGGATCATGATTTCAGCCACGGATGCTGAGAACCTGCTTCAGTCTCACGAGCTGTACTTCTACAGCAGCGGCTACCGTTACTGGGTCCCGGATGTCCGGTGGTTCGTGAATCGGCAGGGCATTGCAGCCAATATCGTCCAGTCACTCATCGCCGGTCCGGCCGCCTACCTGCAGGGGGCGGTGACCAGCGCATTTCCGGAGAACGCTGCGCTCGCCGTTGAATCAGTTCCCATCGAGTCGGGTACGGCTACCGTGGATTTCACGGCTGAGATTCTTGCTGGAACCGATGACCTTCAGCGCCAGCAGATGAAACAGCAGTTGCGGGCTACCCTCACCGGTCTGAACACCGTGAACTCGGTCGAGGTGCGCGCAGGGCAGCTTTCCTTTGATGAGGATCCCGACCTGGTTTCCGCAGGCCTGAATCCGGCGGTACCCAGTCGGCAGATCGTCATCAGCGAGAACGAATTGGCCTTCTTCGAGGGCGGCCAGCTGACTCCGGCTGACGATGTCCCGTCCGTCTCCCACCTTCGTCCCCGAGACCCGGCCATGTCGTATGACGGACAGAACTTCGCGTTCCTCAACCGGGCTCGGACCCAATTACTGGCGACCGGGGCGGGTCAAGCCGTCCGGACGTTGACGACGGGCGCCGGCCTTACTGCTCCAAGTTATGACCCAGCGAACTGGATCTGGACAGCCGGCACATCCAATGAACGGTCATATGTGCGGGCGGTTCCTCCGGGTGGAAGCAGCGACAATGCAGTCGATGTGCAGGCGCCATGGTTGGGCAGCCGCACGATTAGCGAGATCAGGATTTCCCGGGACGGTGCGCGCGCCCTGATAGTTGCGCAACAGTCCGGACAGAGTCAGCTTCTGCTGTCAGGTGTCAGTCGAAATGAGGACGGAGTTCCTCAGACTTTGGGAGAACCTATCTCACTCAATGCTCCGGGGCCTATCAACACAGCGAAATGGGTGTCTGAAACCTCTGTCGTCGTGGCCAACACCTCCACCGAAGAGCCGGTTACCGCCATTGTGATTCCCTTCGCCGCTGATCCTGAAGAGTTGCAGCCGCTTGATGGCCTGCAGCATCTCAGCGCGGGAACCGGGCGTTCGAATATCTATGCCCAAAGCGGCAACAACATCTTTGCGGTGGTCGGCAACACCTGGGGGAATCAGGGAGTGGCCGCGATCGATCCTGCCTTCGCCGGATAA
- a CDS encoding ComF family protein gives MLAFKNHGHTDLARWLQAAMAGALHDARWSLCPASAEVLLVPVPSRGASVRRRGYDPLAVLLGGLERRNELPAGTFVAPAVRQRSSPVLPALRGTGGSGQKALGKRGRRRNVRGSMEAVQPLRRAVRGRHCLVVDDVLTTGATIAETTRVLRGMGAKVAGAVVLAATPAPQGANSTP, from the coding sequence GTGCTGGCCTTCAAGAATCACGGACATACCGACCTGGCGCGGTGGCTGCAGGCCGCCATGGCCGGCGCCCTGCATGATGCCCGCTGGTCGCTCTGTCCTGCCTCCGCCGAAGTTCTGCTCGTTCCCGTTCCGTCGCGCGGAGCGTCAGTGCGACGCCGGGGCTACGACCCGTTGGCCGTGCTGCTTGGCGGATTGGAACGGCGCAACGAACTTCCTGCCGGAACTTTCGTGGCTCCCGCAGTCCGACAACGATCCAGTCCGGTACTGCCCGCGCTGCGGGGTACGGGCGGGTCCGGCCAGAAGGCACTGGGCAAGCGGGGGCGTCGCAGGAACGTAAGGGGAAGTATGGAGGCCGTTCAGCCCCTCCGCCGAGCTGTCAGGGGCCGGCACTGCCTCGTCGTCGATGACGTTCTGACCACCGGGGCAACCATCGCCGAGACGACTCGAGTGCTGCGGGGCATGGGCGCCAAGGTAGCGGGCGCCGTCGTGCTTGCGGCCACTCCTGCACCGCAGGGAGCAAACAGCACCCCTTGA
- a CDS encoding glycerophosphoryl diester phosphodiesterase membrane domain-containing protein, which translates to MPPAQAGIGWPSTGPVPYGYQAPPKPGIIPLRPLGLGEILDGAFQACRRNPLSTFGIAILFQVVIAVITVLLTFGLTGTLANLDPVTASASQVTGLVASALSVGSVLVLLTSAGVLILQGVLIIPIARAVLNERTGFAQLWKLAWGRILPLIGLGLILVLLWTVSVVVLVLIFVGLSLAFEEAAIAIVIVGILLAIVAAVWLNIKWVMAPAALMLEGVGPITALRRSWTLTTRNWWRTFGILVLTAIIVSIITQVVTAPLSFIVFGFGSFTTDPASAETALLESLPVLLITQAVTAVFTAIGFAFQAGVTALLYVDLRIRREGFDIVLLRENEARTQGRATSIPGRSAGGTFGHPGDRGPSNQPGT; encoded by the coding sequence ATGCCGCCTGCTCAGGCTGGAATTGGCTGGCCATCGACTGGCCCGGTCCCCTACGGCTACCAGGCTCCGCCGAAGCCTGGAATCATTCCTCTGCGTCCGCTGGGTCTGGGCGAGATACTCGACGGCGCTTTCCAGGCCTGTCGGCGCAATCCGCTGTCCACCTTCGGAATCGCGATCCTCTTTCAGGTGGTCATTGCGGTCATCACGGTCCTGCTCACCTTCGGGCTCACAGGAACGCTGGCGAACCTGGACCCGGTGACGGCCTCCGCCAGCCAGGTCACAGGCCTCGTAGCTTCAGCGCTCTCGGTCGGCTCCGTCCTCGTCCTGCTGACCTCGGCCGGAGTGCTTATCCTGCAGGGTGTCCTCATCATTCCCATTGCGCGGGCGGTGCTGAACGAGCGCACCGGGTTCGCTCAACTGTGGAAGTTGGCCTGGGGGCGCATCCTTCCCCTGATCGGACTGGGGTTGATCCTCGTCCTGCTCTGGACTGTGTCCGTTGTTGTGCTGGTACTGATCTTTGTCGGGCTTTCGCTTGCCTTTGAGGAAGCGGCCATCGCCATAGTGATCGTGGGCATCCTGCTGGCCATCGTGGCCGCGGTCTGGCTGAACATCAAGTGGGTGATGGCGCCGGCTGCGCTCATGCTGGAGGGTGTCGGGCCGATCACCGCCCTGCGTCGGTCCTGGACCCTGACCACGCGCAACTGGTGGCGAACCTTCGGCATCCTCGTTCTGACCGCAATCATCGTTTCGATCATCACGCAAGTGGTCACCGCCCCGTTATCCTTCATCGTTTTCGGATTCGGTTCCTTCACCACGGACCCAGCCTCCGCCGAGACCGCCCTGCTGGAATCGCTTCCCGTTCTGCTCATCACGCAGGCTGTCACTGCGGTGTTCACGGCGATCGGATTCGCCTTCCAGGCGGGAGTCACCGCGCTTCTCTACGTGGATCTGCGTATCCGGCGGGAAGGATTCGACATCGTACTGCTTCGGGAGAACGAGGCCAGGACACAGGGAAGGGCTACCTCCATCCCCGGGCGGTCCGCTGGTGGAACTTTCGGGCATCCGGGAGACCGGGGTCCTTCCAACCAGCCGGGAACCTGA
- the mtrA gene encoding MtrAB system response regulator MtrA, which yields MKARILVIDDDEALAEMIGIVLRNDGFDPVFCADGAQALDVFRATKPDLVLLDLMLPGIDGIEVCRQIRNESDLPIVMLTAKSDTSDVVRGLESGADDYVPKPFKPAELVARVRARLRPGEQKAPETLRIGEVSIDVAGHSVTRAGEPISLTPLEFDLLVALARKPWQVFTRELLLEQVWGYRHAADTRLVNVHVQRLRSKIERDPEAPEIVLTVRGVGYKAGQA from the coding sequence ATGAAGGCACGGATCCTGGTCATAGACGACGACGAAGCACTGGCCGAGATGATCGGCATTGTCCTGCGTAATGACGGGTTCGATCCGGTGTTCTGCGCGGACGGGGCGCAGGCACTCGACGTCTTCAGGGCCACCAAGCCGGATCTGGTTTTGTTGGATCTGATGCTTCCCGGGATTGACGGAATCGAGGTGTGTCGCCAGATTCGCAACGAATCGGACCTTCCGATCGTCATGCTGACCGCGAAGTCGGACACCTCCGACGTCGTTCGCGGCCTGGAATCGGGAGCTGACGACTACGTGCCGAAGCCCTTCAAGCCGGCGGAACTGGTTGCCCGGGTCCGGGCACGCCTGCGTCCTGGGGAGCAGAAGGCGCCGGAGACCCTGCGCATCGGGGAAGTGAGTATCGACGTCGCCGGGCACTCGGTCACCCGCGCGGGGGAGCCGATTTCACTGACGCCGCTTGAATTCGACCTGCTGGTGGCACTGGCGCGGAAGCCCTGGCAGGTGTTTACGCGGGAATTGCTGTTGGAACAGGTGTGGGGCTACCGGCACGCAGCCGACACCCGACTCGTTAATGTCCATGTGCAGCGGTTGAGGTCCAAGATTGAGCGTGACCCGGAGGCTCCGGAGATCGTACTGACAGTTCGAGGCGTTGGTTATAAGGCAGGGCAAGCGTAA